In one window of Blastopirellula marina DNA:
- a CDS encoding NADH-quinone oxidoreductase subunit J: MNLLIAVADATINWHSVMFYVVALIACGFALVVLFTNNIVRMAFALIVSLSAISGLLFLAGAYFVGSMQLMIYVGGTVVLLIFGVMLTAQKAFITMRTGAGDWLLGLLVGGTFLAVLVQLAFSIPQWESSDYQSKSNEALTAYVGELEQAIEAGETLTQDQRQKLAQLEAEATQGEPQRAGEIGLALVGLRPDKDPQANEGLSGYLLPFEIVSVHLLVVLIGAAYLARAKRQQG; encoded by the coding sequence ATGAATCTCCTAATCGCGGTCGCTGACGCGACCATCAATTGGCATAGCGTTATGTTCTATGTGGTTGCACTGATTGCCTGTGGCTTTGCCCTGGTCGTGCTGTTTACCAATAACATCGTTCGCATGGCATTCGCCCTGATCGTTTCGCTGTCGGCCATCAGCGGACTGCTCTTTTTGGCGGGGGCGTACTTTGTTGGTTCGATGCAGTTGATGATTTACGTCGGCGGAACGGTCGTGTTGCTGATCTTCGGCGTCATGCTGACAGCGCAAAAGGCGTTTATCACGATGCGCACCGGCGCAGGCGACTGGCTGCTTGGCTTGCTTGTTGGGGGAACGTTTCTAGCCGTCCTGGTACAGTTGGCTTTCTCGATCCCGCAATGGGAAAGCTCGGACTATCAGTCGAAGTCGAACGAGGCCTTGACGGCCTACGTCGGAGAACTTGAGCAAGCAATCGAAGCGGGCGAAACACTAACGCAAGATCAGAGGCAGAAACTGGCACAGCTCGAAGCGGAAGCGACCCAAGGCGAACCACAGCGGGCCGGCGAAATCGGTTTGGCATTGGTGGGACTGCGTCCCGACAAAGACCCTCAAGCAAACGAAGGCCTGTCAGGCTATTTGCTTCCGTTTGAAATTGTTTCGGTACACCTTTTGGTTGTGCTGATTGGTGCGGCTTACTTGGCTCGTGCTAAGCGGCAACAAGGTTAG
- the nuoL gene encoding NADH-quinone oxidoreductase subunit L → METFAPYLPMLLATAVLLPLVSFCVILVAGPQLGSRGRGASYVATTAIVGSLVLSIFATGIWFGMHPTSAPHNAEDAAATEHAEETHSPPPVLTGHGYTIATLAGTEVSINYYIDSLTILMFGLVTFIATCIHFYSTGYIHDELHGVVDHEAIRRDGESVRRPGRYARFFQALSLFCFSMLGLVISGNFLMTFVFWELVGLCSWFLIGFYVERNSASTAANKAFIVNRVGDFGMLVGMMTLWASLGTFNFGDIDRGSDDQGIFSLMRSEQDHYALVVPEGLVQLAAAEKVKELALSSEASLSAAQLQAKVNEKIPQWRDGKAEGDATRYGHILLMIAGLGIFCGCVGKSAQFPLHVWLPDAMEGPTPVSALVHSATMVAAGVFLVARSYPIFLPEVLLVIACIGCMTLLIGASIAIVATDIKRVLAYSTVSQLGYMMLALGVGGWAAGVMHLVTHACFKSLLFLCSGSVIHAVHTNEMPQMGGLRHKMPWTAYTMLIGCLAIAGVGIPSALGISFGLSGYYSKDAILEQIYSFRVLNPVWGNVFFGIAVGGAVLTAFYMFRMWYLTFAGEPRSQKKYDHVQESPRVMVVPLVLLAVLAVAVAWPVYDWIGFPTLARTIEQARPAGIWSDMSGQAWHVVLPEESKGHAANVKGPVGLIAFAAALGGIMLASVFYLWRTLDVADVRKTFVPVYGFLFGKWYFDEIYNIVFVRGTLLIAAMVAWFDRQVIDRFVDGLAWMAVAIARCGDSWIDRRGVDGLVNWFADRTYELGSRLRGVQTGHLRQYVMLIVASTVTLFLILSLWTYSFAR, encoded by the coding sequence ATGGAGACATTTGCCCCCTATCTTCCGATGCTACTCGCGACCGCGGTTTTGCTGCCGTTGGTTTCGTTCTGCGTGATTCTAGTGGCCGGGCCTCAATTGGGAAGCCGTGGTCGTGGAGCTTCCTATGTTGCCACGACGGCCATCGTTGGATCGCTCGTCTTGTCGATCTTTGCGACCGGGATTTGGTTCGGCATGCATCCGACCTCTGCGCCGCATAATGCTGAGGATGCAGCAGCAACGGAACACGCTGAAGAAACACACTCACCGCCCCCAGTACTCACAGGACATGGCTACACGATCGCTACGCTGGCCGGCACCGAGGTGTCGATCAATTACTACATTGATAGCTTGACGATTTTAATGTTCGGGCTGGTGACATTCATCGCGACGTGCATCCATTTCTATTCCACTGGCTACATCCACGACGAACTTCATGGTGTCGTCGATCACGAGGCAATCCGCCGTGATGGCGAATCGGTACGTCGGCCAGGGCGTTATGCTCGCTTCTTCCAGGCGTTGTCGCTCTTTTGCTTCAGCATGCTTGGTTTGGTGATCTCAGGTAACTTCCTGATGACGTTTGTCTTTTGGGAGTTGGTTGGGCTTTGCTCGTGGTTTCTAATCGGCTTCTATGTCGAACGTAACTCCGCTTCGACCGCCGCCAACAAAGCGTTCATCGTTAATCGGGTTGGCGACTTTGGCATGCTGGTTGGCATGATGACGCTGTGGGCCAGCTTAGGGACTTTCAATTTCGGCGATATTGATCGTGGCTCGGACGATCAAGGGATTTTTTCTTTGATGCGTAGCGAGCAGGATCATTACGCTCTGGTCGTTCCAGAAGGATTGGTACAACTTGCGGCCGCCGAAAAAGTAAAAGAGCTTGCCTTGTCGTCCGAAGCGTCGCTCAGCGCCGCACAACTTCAAGCGAAAGTTAACGAAAAGATTCCTCAGTGGCGTGATGGGAAGGCCGAAGGAGACGCGACTCGTTACGGTCACATACTCTTGATGATTGCTGGTCTTGGTATCTTTTGCGGATGCGTCGGCAAAAGTGCTCAGTTCCCGCTGCATGTTTGGTTGCCAGATGCGATGGAAGGCCCAACACCTGTCTCGGCTTTGGTTCACTCGGCCACGATGGTTGCGGCGGGCGTGTTTCTGGTCGCGCGATCGTATCCGATCTTCTTACCCGAAGTGCTGCTGGTGATTGCCTGTATTGGCTGTATGACGCTGCTCATCGGAGCATCGATCGCCATCGTCGCAACCGACATTAAACGTGTTCTGGCCTACTCAACGGTCAGTCAGCTTGGCTACATGATGCTGGCCTTGGGCGTCGGCGGTTGGGCGGCCGGCGTGATGCATTTGGTGACGCATGCCTGTTTTAAGAGTTTGCTGTTCCTGTGCTCTGGGTCGGTAATCCACGCAGTGCACACCAACGAAATGCCGCAGATGGGCGGACTGCGTCATAAGATGCCGTGGACGGCTTACACCATGTTGATCGGCTGTTTGGCTATTGCCGGGGTCGGGATACCTTCGGCATTGGGAATCTCATTCGGGCTTAGTGGTTACTACTCGAAGGATGCCATTCTCGAACAGATTTACTCATTTCGCGTGCTGAATCCTGTGTGGGGCAACGTCTTTTTTGGAATCGCAGTTGGTGGTGCTGTGCTGACGGCATTTTACATGTTCCGGATGTGGTACTTAACGTTTGCTGGCGAGCCAAGATCGCAGAAAAAATACGATCATGTTCAAGAATCACCTAGGGTCATGGTCGTACCGTTGGTCTTGTTGGCTGTGCTCGCTGTTGCCGTAGCTTGGCCAGTTTATGATTGGATCGGATTTCCGACCTTGGCTCGCACGATTGAACAAGCTCGTCCCGCCGGGATTTGGAGCGACATGAGCGGACAGGCGTGGCACGTGGTGCTGCCGGAAGAATCGAAAGGGCATGCTGCCAATGTCAAAGGCCCAGTTGGCCTGATTGCCTTCGCGGCCGCATTGGGCGGTATTATGCTCGCATCGGTCTTTTACTTGTGGCGAACGCTGGATGTGGCGGACGTACGTAAGACCTTTGTTCCGGTCTACGGTTTCCTCTTTGGGAAGTGGTACTTTGACGAGATCTACAACATCGTCTTCGTTCGTGGAACCTTGCTGATCGCCGCGATGGTGGCTTGGTTCGATCGCCAAGTGATCGACCGTTTTGTCGATGGCTTGGCTTGGATGGCCGTCGCGATCGCACGTTGTGGTGACTCCTGGATCGATCGACGTGGCGTCGATGGCTTGGTGAATTGGTTCGCTGATCGGACCTACGAACTCGGTAGTCGCCTTCGCGGCGTTCAAACGGGCCACCTGCGGCAATATGTGATGTTAATCGTGGCAAGCACAGTAACGTTGTTTTTGATTTTGAGTTTGTGGACTTACTCCTTCGCACGTTAG
- a CDS encoding NADH-quinone oxidoreductase subunit C, with protein sequence MSFQVRSREGIVINKDLIQKLKQQFGDKIVGANFDNVDPWIEVAPEGLSGVCRFLRDETSIRYDCLNSICVVDYCETDPKKIAKAKWKPHLELVYHLSSIRHRTTGVLKVMLPRWKDGVEGQLPEVPSVCDIWPAANWQEREVYDLSGIMFVGHPDLRRILCPEDWVGYPLRKDYQMPLEYHGIRGR encoded by the coding sequence ATGTCGTTTCAAGTCCGTAGTCGAGAAGGCATTGTGATCAACAAAGACCTGATTCAGAAGTTGAAGCAGCAGTTCGGCGACAAGATTGTCGGTGCGAACTTCGACAATGTTGACCCTTGGATTGAGGTTGCTCCTGAAGGTTTGTCAGGCGTATGCCGCTTCTTGCGTGACGAAACATCAATTCGTTACGACTGTTTGAACTCGATTTGTGTGGTTGATTATTGCGAGACCGACCCGAAGAAGATAGCAAAAGCAAAGTGGAAGCCGCATCTCGAGTTGGTATATCACCTTTCAAGCATTCGTCATAGAACGACCGGCGTGCTCAAGGTGATGCTGCCACGCTGGAAGGATGGGGTCGAAGGGCAACTGCCCGAGGTACCGTCCGTTTGCGATATCTGGCCGGCGGCCAATTGGCAAGAACGCGAAGTGTACGATTTGTCAGGCATCATGTTTGTTGGGCACCCCGATCTACGACGAATTCTGTGTCCCGAAGATTGGGTTGGCTATCCGCTGCGCAAGGATTACCAGATGCCGCTCGAGTATCACGGTATTCGGGGTCGTTGA
- a CDS encoding NADH-quinone oxidoreductase subunit A, translated as MSLSTTIVAYLLLFTVAGFGFVLLNIVLGSLLRPKNSHDEKLEIYECGEPTIGSSFVQFDLRFYVVALLFIIFDVEVAFFFPWAVVFGKSTQLAQADVPVIVQTTDGHEVLGPGYRGLMTELGLPTDEASLLSGVDTAEREASIKSAASKLVWTCIADIGVFFAVLLVGFAYVWKRGDLDWVRSMSGHERAANPAETDTAWRDPPHVVSSP; from the coding sequence ATGAGTCTCTCAACCACGATCGTTGCCTACTTGCTGCTTTTCACAGTGGCAGGCTTCGGGTTCGTGCTGCTGAATATAGTGCTCGGTAGTCTCTTGCGGCCCAAGAATTCGCATGACGAAAAACTAGAGATCTACGAGTGTGGTGAGCCGACGATCGGTTCCAGCTTCGTGCAGTTCGATCTCCGCTTTTATGTGGTTGCTCTGTTGTTCATTATCTTCGATGTTGAGGTCGCTTTCTTCTTTCCGTGGGCTGTCGTCTTCGGCAAGTCAACGCAATTGGCACAAGCTGATGTGCCAGTCATTGTGCAGACAACCGATGGCCACGAGGTCCTGGGGCCTGGCTATCGAGGCTTGATGACCGAGCTGGGGTTACCGACGGATGAAGCCAGTTTGCTTTCCGGTGTCGATACTGCGGAACGAGAAGCGAGCATCAAATCGGCTGCATCGAAACTGGTGTGGACGTGCATTGCTGATATCGGCGTCTTCTTCGCGGTTCTTCTAGTCGGTTTCGCCTATGTGTGGAAGCGAGGGGATCTCGATTGGGTCCGCTCGATGTCTGGGCATGAGCGAGCGGCGAATCCAGCCGAGACGGATACCGCCTGGCGTGATCCACCTCATGTCGTTTCAAGTCCGTAG
- the nuoH gene encoding NADH-quinone oxidoreductase subunit NuoH, with translation MGEYFAGWFPAGWEFLGYTLAALIQAVLLVHVIALGAFVFIWAERKVSGRIQDRLGPTRTGGAFGWLQSLADGIKLLSKEDLMPKDADPILFRLAPYVSFAASFAAFMALPFAFDWVALHINVGLFFLIAVLGLEVFGVILAGYSSGSKWSLFGAMRQAAQVVSYEVPLGICVVVPLMICGTMDLVAIGEQQRGLFTNWLIFHDPFIFVVFWVYFTCAVASVNRAPFDLAEAESELVAGFLTEYSGIRWSLFFMAEYGSMILVSALAAILFFGGWNGPIPVFSGLMDLFPNYLGNCWYFGTFANLFGVLNLLIKASIGVIAMMWVRWTFPRLRVDQVITMCLKYCVPIAAVCLIGVLFWTALGVPFFNDLLPAQDRSLVREGWVREAEKRAAKRIEQLEAAAKMSAKGEVE, from the coding sequence GTGGGAGAGTACTTCGCAGGCTGGTTTCCCGCCGGATGGGAATTTCTGGGGTACACGCTTGCCGCGCTCATCCAGGCTGTTCTGCTGGTCCACGTGATTGCTCTGGGGGCATTCGTCTTCATCTGGGCCGAACGAAAAGTCTCAGGACGTATCCAGGATCGTCTTGGGCCAACACGCACCGGTGGAGCGTTCGGCTGGCTGCAATCGCTGGCCGATGGGATCAAGCTTCTCTCGAAAGAAGACTTGATGCCGAAAGACGCGGATCCAATTCTTTTTCGGTTGGCTCCATACGTTTCATTCGCTGCCAGTTTCGCGGCTTTCATGGCGTTGCCGTTTGCATTTGATTGGGTGGCGCTGCATATCAACGTCGGTTTGTTCTTCTTGATTGCTGTGCTCGGCTTGGAAGTCTTCGGCGTGATCTTGGCAGGCTACTCGTCTGGGTCTAAGTGGTCACTCTTTGGGGCGATGCGACAAGCAGCCCAGGTTGTTAGTTACGAAGTGCCACTCGGGATTTGCGTTGTCGTGCCGCTCATGATTTGCGGCACGATGGACTTAGTCGCAATCGGCGAGCAGCAGCGTGGCCTGTTTACCAACTGGCTGATCTTTCACGACCCGTTCATCTTCGTCGTGTTCTGGGTTTACTTTACTTGTGCCGTCGCCAGCGTTAACCGGGCACCGTTCGATTTGGCCGAAGCCGAAAGTGAGTTGGTCGCTGGCTTTTTGACGGAATATTCCGGCATCCGCTGGAGCTTATTCTTCATGGCTGAGTATGGTTCGATGATCCTTGTCTCAGCGCTGGCCGCGATCCTCTTTTTTGGCGGATGGAACGGTCCCATTCCTGTCTTCAGCGGCTTGATGGATCTTTTCCCAAATTACCTGGGTAACTGCTGGTATTTCGGAACCTTCGCAAACTTGTTCGGCGTATTGAACCTTTTGATCAAGGCATCGATTGGTGTGATCGCAATGATGTGGGTTCGATGGACGTTCCCGCGATTGCGTGTCGATCAAGTGATTACGATGTGTCTGAAATACTGCGTGCCGATCGCAGCCGTTTGCTTGATCGGTGTTTTGTTTTGGACCGCCCTTGGCGTGCCATTCTTCAATGATCTGCTGCCGGCTCAAGATCGTTCATTGGTGCGGGAGGGATGGGTCCGCGAAGCTGAGAAACGGGCAGCTAAGCGGATCGAACAATTGGAAGCAGCTGCGAAGATGTCAGCGAAAGGAGAGGTCGAATGA
- a CDS encoding 4Fe-4S binding protein produces the protein MADWWKNLIRAISTVFQGLLVTLRVWKATYDPSRKTFTEHFEYPELPAKVAPRYRGFHRFDLTTCIGCDQCAKACPVDCIYIGKERVENGKGFQLTHFTIDYTKCMFCALCVEPCPVDCIFMGGTLDLSSYSRDGALVDFTRLPIDVAWGRATLNPTAVAESKAVMYPVHGGPSQPEG, from the coding sequence ATGGCTGACTGGTGGAAGAACCTAATTCGCGCGATCTCAACGGTTTTTCAAGGCCTGTTGGTGACCTTGAGGGTCTGGAAGGCGACCTACGATCCATCTCGAAAAACATTTACGGAACACTTTGAATATCCAGAGCTTCCGGCAAAAGTTGCCCCCCGTTATCGTGGTTTTCATCGCTTCGATCTAACCACCTGCATTGGCTGCGACCAGTGTGCTAAGGCCTGCCCGGTTGACTGTATCTACATTGGGAAAGAACGTGTCGAGAACGGCAAGGGTTTTCAGCTAACGCATTTCACGATTGACTACACAAAGTGCATGTTCTGCGCGTTGTGTGTTGAGCCTTGCCCGGTGGATTGCATCTTTATGGGGGGCACTCTCGATCTCAGTTCCTACAGTCGAGACGGCGCGTTGGTTGATTTCACGCGGTTGCCTATTGATGTAGCCTGGGGCCGAGCAACCTTGAATCCCACGGCCGTTGCTGAGTCGAAAGCGGTCATGTATCCAGTCCATGGCGGGCCGTCGCAACCGGAGGGTTAG
- the nuoK gene encoding NADH-quinone oxidoreductase subunit NuoK, translated as MQFFYEPIGLSHYLAVGAFLFVTGIVCMATKRNALGILMGIELVLNGAILNFVGFASPYFREDNLGLDGHVIALFVIVLAAAEAAVALAIALNFYNNHATIDVDKAQELKG; from the coding sequence ATGCAATTCTTCTACGAACCAATCGGCCTTTCGCATTACCTTGCGGTTGGAGCGTTCCTGTTCGTAACGGGAATCGTCTGCATGGCAACCAAGCGGAATGCACTGGGGATCTTGATGGGAATCGAATTAGTCCTCAACGGCGCGATTCTCAATTTTGTTGGTTTCGCCAGTCCCTACTTCCGCGAAGACAATCTCGGACTTGATGGCCATGTGATTGCTTTATTCGTCATTGTGTTAGCGGCCGCAGAAGCTGCCGTAGCGTTAGCGATTGCCTTGAACTTCTACAATAACCACGCGACGATCGACGTCGATAAGGCACAAGAACTGAAAGGTTGA
- a CDS encoding NuoM family protein codes for MDNFTLTIITSLIFTPVLGAVVLLFLPAENKPLLRWFTLLTTLLVMLPTLWIAMPYSDQLSFQIDMAGVQKVIQLPWIPSFDIQFFLGIDGISFPLLMLTAIISFLAIGASWTIDKHVKSYCVLYLLLLAGMMGVFLSLDFFLFYIFWEVMLLPMYFLIGVWGGPRKEYAAIKFFLYTLFGSVLMLIAVLMLYFNSDLRQLSTDQLDVAHVAAWDESGKLLTSEAYKTQLDAAKYPVHTFNILALQQLGQHTDVFDQALLFGRSIQWWAFVLLFIGFAIKVPSVPLHTWLPDAHVEAPTPISMILAGVLLKMGGYGIVRICYPICPDAGYDLVWFVCSIGVISMVYGAFAALAQKDFKRMVAYSSVSHMGYVVLGLGVWSATVGNVFDPVSWSMGVKGALFQMIGHGISSAGMFCMVGVIYDRVHHRELDKFGGLYGKMPVYTAMAMLLFFAGLGLPGLCGFIGEAFVVLSVWKLSGALAVVAAAVVILTAGYILWAIQRVYLGPEYHGPHEDDLSEITPREFLIALPLCVLAVVLGVFPNTVFRYMDSTVDQQIADLTEWTEEVKYPRLRAEREASQEDEVAAKD; via the coding sequence ATGGATAACTTTACCCTTACCATCATCACCTCGCTGATCTTCACGCCAGTGTTGGGGGCAGTCGTGTTGTTGTTCCTTCCTGCGGAAAACAAGCCACTGCTGCGATGGTTTACGCTGCTGACGACTTTGCTCGTGATGCTGCCGACACTATGGATCGCGATGCCCTATAGCGATCAGCTGAGTTTTCAGATCGACATGGCTGGCGTCCAGAAGGTTATTCAGCTGCCATGGATTCCCTCGTTTGATATTCAGTTCTTTCTCGGGATCGATGGAATCAGCTTTCCTTTGCTCATGCTAACCGCCATCATTTCCTTTTTAGCGATCGGGGCGAGTTGGACTATCGATAAGCACGTGAAGAGCTACTGCGTGCTTTATCTACTTCTGTTGGCCGGAATGATGGGGGTCTTCCTTTCGCTTGATTTCTTCCTGTTCTATATCTTCTGGGAAGTGATGCTGCTGCCGATGTATTTCCTGATCGGCGTTTGGGGGGGGCCGCGGAAGGAATATGCGGCAATCAAATTCTTTCTCTACACGCTCTTCGGTAGCGTGTTGATGCTGATTGCTGTGTTGATGCTTTACTTCAATAGCGACCTGCGTCAGCTTTCTACCGATCAGCTTGATGTTGCTCATGTTGCCGCCTGGGACGAATCAGGCAAGCTGCTCACCAGCGAGGCCTACAAAACACAGCTCGATGCGGCAAAGTACCCAGTCCACACGTTCAACATTTTGGCCCTCCAGCAATTAGGGCAACACACCGACGTGTTCGATCAAGCACTCTTGTTTGGGAGATCGATCCAATGGTGGGCGTTTGTGCTGCTGTTCATTGGTTTCGCCATCAAGGTCCCTAGTGTGCCGCTGCATACCTGGCTGCCGGATGCTCACGTTGAAGCTCCGACGCCGATCTCGATGATCCTGGCTGGCGTGCTGCTAAAGATGGGGGGCTATGGAATCGTGAGAATCTGTTACCCGATTTGCCCCGACGCGGGATACGACCTGGTTTGGTTTGTCTGCTCGATTGGTGTCATCAGCATGGTTTACGGCGCCTTCGCCGCGCTGGCCCAGAAGGATTTTAAACGAATGGTCGCTTACAGCTCGGTGAGCCACATGGGCTACGTCGTGCTGGGACTGGGGGTATGGAGTGCAACCGTCGGTAACGTCTTTGATCCGGTTTCATGGAGCATGGGGGTCAAAGGAGCGCTGTTTCAAATGATTGGCCACGGCATCAGTTCCGCGGGCATGTTCTGTATGGTGGGCGTGATCTACGATCGCGTTCATCATCGCGAGCTCGACAAGTTCGGCGGACTATACGGAAAAATGCCGGTCTACACGGCGATGGCGATGTTGCTGTTCTTCGCCGGCTTGGGGCTACCTGGTTTGTGTGGTTTCATTGGCGAAGCGTTCGTTGTCCTTTCGGTTTGGAAGTTGAGCGGGGCACTCGCGGTCGTTGCCGCTGCGGTGGTGATCTTGACGGCTGGCTATATCTTGTGGGCCATTCAACGTGTTTATCTCGGGCCAGAGTATCACGGGCCGCATGAAGACGATTTGAGTGAGATAACCCCACGCGAGTTCCTCATCGCCCTGCCCTTGTGTGTCCTAGCCGTTGTTCTGGGCGTATTCCCGAACACCGTATTCCGCTATATGGACAGTACGGTCGATCAGCAAATTGCTGATCTAACCGAGTGGACCGAAGAAGTGAAGTACCCGCGTCTGCGTGCCGAACGTGAGGCATCGCAGGAAGATGAAGTGGCCGCGAAAGATTAG
- a CDS encoding NADH-quinone oxidoreductase subunit D yields the protein MSSENPTEVIELDVRTDEMLVNMGPQHPSTHGVLRLVLRTDGEVVSEAVPHIGYLHRCAEKIGENLTPRQFVPYTDRMDYLAGMNMNLGWSLAVEKLLDYDLPEKVRHTRVIIAELNRIASHLVGMGTYGLDLGTFSPFLYAFREREKILDLLEYVCGARLTYSYITPGGVTADLPTGWIEKCSAFLDQFEPQIPDYHTLLTTNAIFIKRTAGIGLLAADMAIGYACSGPVLRGSGVDYDLRRDGDPRYTALYEGYDFEVVVQKDGSYPKDQVYPEVPSETVLGDCWHRFYVRMLEVIQAIKLIRQGMEFYQKATGDWGTPIKLNTKLPPGEAYLETECPRGHMGFYIVSDGGESIPRRARARSSCFSNLSIVEELCRGCLIADIPAIVGSLDIVMGEIDR from the coding sequence ATGAGTAGCGAGAATCCAACGGAAGTCATTGAGCTCGATGTCCGCACCGATGAAATGTTGGTGAACATGGGACCGCAGCATCCTAGCACGCACGGCGTGTTGCGATTGGTCCTGCGTACCGATGGTGAAGTGGTCTCGGAAGCTGTACCGCATATCGGTTATCTGCATCGCTGCGCTGAGAAGATCGGTGAGAATTTAACCCCACGGCAGTTTGTGCCGTACACCGATCGCATGGATTATCTGGCCGGGATGAACATGAATCTTGGCTGGTCGTTGGCTGTTGAAAAGTTGCTGGACTATGATCTGCCTGAAAAGGTGAGGCACACGCGGGTCATTATTGCTGAGCTCAACCGGATCGCGAGCCATTTAGTCGGCATGGGAACGTATGGTCTCGACCTGGGAACGTTCAGCCCGTTTCTCTATGCCTTCCGCGAGCGGGAGAAGATTCTTGATCTCTTGGAATACGTCTGCGGGGCACGGCTTACCTATAGCTATATTACTCCCGGCGGGGTAACCGCTGATTTGCCAACCGGTTGGATCGAAAAGTGCTCGGCGTTCCTCGACCAATTCGAACCGCAGATTCCGGACTATCACACGCTTCTGACGACTAACGCGATCTTTATCAAGCGTACTGCCGGCATCGGTTTGTTGGCGGCTGACATGGCGATTGGCTATGCCTGTTCGGGGCCTGTATTACGTGGGTCTGGCGTCGACTACGATTTGCGGCGGGACGGAGACCCGCGGTACACGGCCTTGTACGAAGGGTACGATTTCGAGGTAGTGGTCCAGAAGGACGGTAGCTACCCGAAGGACCAAGTTTACCCGGAGGTTCCTAGCGAGACGGTGCTGGGGGATTGTTGGCATCGCTTTTATGTCCGGATGCTGGAAGTGATCCAAGCCATTAAGTTGATTCGGCAAGGAATGGAGTTCTACCAGAAGGCAACGGGTGATTGGGGAACCCCCATTAAGTTGAACACGAAATTGCCACCGGGTGAGGCCTATCTCGAAACGGAATGTCCTCGCGGCCACATGGGGTTCTATATCGTGTCGGACGGGGGAGAATCGATTCCGCGAAGAGCCAGAGCACGAAGTAGCTGTTTTAGTAACCTTTCGATCGTCGAGGAACTTTGCCGAGGTTGCCTAATTGCCGATATCCCAGCCATCGTTGGTTCACTGGATATTGTAATGGGGGAAATCGACCGCTGA
- the csrA gene encoding carbon storage regulator CsrA, producing the protein MLVLSRKKNESIVINNDITIVVVEIRGDKVRLGVEAPKEVPVHRREVYDAIKRNENGQSEADASANVDSE; encoded by the coding sequence ATGCTGGTATTATCGAGGAAGAAAAACGAGAGCATTGTAATCAACAACGATATCACCATTGTTGTTGTTGAAATCCGTGGTGATAAGGTACGTTTGGGCGTCGAAGCTCCTAAGGAAGTACCCGTTCATCGACGTGAAGTCTACGATGCGATCAAGCGTAATGAGAATGGACAATCGGAGGCAGATGCTTCGGCGAACGTTGATTCTGAATAA